The following is a genomic window from Ahaetulla prasina isolate Xishuangbanna chromosome 9, ASM2864084v1, whole genome shotgun sequence.
atttataCTGAGTGGGATGGATTGCAGACTTTCAATGTGTTTTGCCTTGAACAAGTTTGAACAAAGCATCCTTAAAATTTGCTACACAAAGCAACATGGACCCCCTTATTTCTAAAGGTAAAGTGGAACTTCTAAATGTGAGTCTATATTATAAACTAGCATGTGCATAATTttagacaaaggccactctgctACTACTtcttaaaaccttgcttttccagGTTTCTCTGCAAGGCACTGGGAAGTATCACTCCACCAAGTCCCACCCACACTCCTTCATACCTGAACATAAGCATGATTTGTTGGTTTGAAGGTCTCATCAACAGGTGATGGACATTCTCCCTCACATCGATAGGCATTATACTTCTTGGGATGCACAATCCAGCTTCCAAAGCCAGTCTTATCAAAATCCACCATCATATCGACTCTTTTGCATAGAGATCTGCCTTCTTCTGCCCACTTGGAGGATTGGAGAGCGTTCagtttaattctttgtttttgtttcctgttCCTACGATGGCGACGTCCTCCAGTTTCTTTGGTTGTGTTATCAAACAGAACATGCTTGGACATCTCTACAGTTTTAATGAGACTTGAACCCTGAGAAGGCTCCATGGGTTCCTTATCTTTGGAGAAGATCACCAAGAGTGCTCTATCAGGCCCATTGTGGACAAAATGCTTCTCATCCTCTCTAGAATTATCATGGGCATGCTTATCCTGGAATGCACCTGCTGTTGAGTTACTACTGTCCTCAAATATATTCCCTTCTTCCCAGTCTTGCTGCGGGACCTCTGGAATCTCAATGCCTGATGGCATCCCTTGGTGGAGCCAAAGATGTAGTAAGCTAGTGATGTTGAAGACTTTCCAGGGTGAATGGTTGAGGGAGAGGCTACTCACAAAAGAACCAAGAAACATCCTATCTGTGCAAGTCTGATTCCTATAACATGTGTAGTTGTGGCTATGATAAATATGCACAGTGATATTTCTAG
Proteins encoded in this region:
- the NODAL gene encoding nodal homolog translates to MSSRFTSILKRAYWTLAFLNLLVSFQPAVTGFSPQRAEEPSAAAPVRLQHPRAAYPVYMLHLYRSLLAGNHLGQSTAEASALKESDSILSLVARASFQFGDHWDFSFDMTSISRSYDIKLAQLRVHLLTFSQSRNITVHIYHSHNYTCYRNQTCTDRMFLGSFVSSLSLNHSPWKVFNITSLLHLWLHQGMPSGIEIPEVPQQDWEEGNIFEDSSNSTAGAFQDKHAHDNSREDEKHFVHNGPDRALLVIFSKDKEPMEPSQGSSLIKTVEMSKHVLFDNTTKETGGRRHRRNRKQKQRIKLNALQSSKWAEEGRSLCKRVDMMVDFDKTGFGSWIVHPKKYNAYRCEGECPSPVDETFKPTNHAYVQSLLKVYQPNRVPCPSCAPIRLSPLSMLYHEKGRIRVRHHEDMVIEECGCN